One segment of Pangasianodon hypophthalmus isolate fPanHyp1 chromosome 10, fPanHyp1.pri, whole genome shotgun sequence DNA contains the following:
- the LOC113544988 gene encoding TMF-regulated nuclear protein 1 gives MKKQQQEDESADGTPSCTAPPSSSSSSALVPPPTRRSISMGDFRRAQPGSETPSAPATAPSSKLVTPSSSMEFEAARRRLLEVEERRRVIQEMERRLEELHEVFVRSEREAAEHGELVARVAATAQQSELYVSENSQRLKKGLRFKRHRPTIIFSSMLGLRTCLPWPVKLK, from the coding sequence atgaagaagcagcagcaaGAAGATGAGAGCGCTGATGGCACTCCATCCTGTACAGCTCCaccatcttcctcctcctcatctgcCCTGGTTCCACCGCCAACCCGGAGATCCATCTCTATGGGTGACTTCCGTCGCGCCCAACCTGGTTCTGAGACTCCGTCTGCCCCCGCCACAGCACCGTCCTCCAAACTGGTGACTCCAAGCTCGAGCATGGAGTTTGAGGCGGCTCGACGGCGCCTGCTGGAGGTCGAGGAACGGCGGCGTGTCATCCAGGAAATGGAGCGCCGTCTGGAAGAGCTGCACGAGGTGTTCGTTCGCTCGGAGCGTGAAGCAGCTGAGCATGGTGAGCTGGTGGCACGAGTGGCAGCCACTGCTCAGCAGAGTGAGCTTTATGTTTCGGAAAACTCTCAGCGGCTGAAGAAGGGGCTGCGCTTCAAAAGGCATCGGCCCACCATCATCTTCTCGTCCATGCTGGGTCTCAGGACATGTCTTCCATGGCCCGTCAAACTCAAATAG